A window of the Emys orbicularis isolate rEmyOrb1 chromosome 1, rEmyOrb1.hap1, whole genome shotgun sequence genome harbors these coding sequences:
- the LOC135884736 gene encoding hyaluronidase-1-like, with the protein MCNLWIKWIEITMLLIMVDGQLLKQAKAPLLLHKPFIVVWNAPTEQCRLRYKVDLDLRVFDIASNTNETLSGSNVTIFYHTHLGHYPYYLDNGVPVNGGVPQNESLIKHLNKAKSDIDHSIPMKKFQGLAVIDWENWRPQWDRNWGNKTIYRNKSLELVRRHHPQWSEDKIRKVAKEEFENAGKSFMNNTILLAEHMRPNGLWGYYLYPDCYNYDYKEHPKVYTGRCPDIESSRNDLLLWLWKESTALYPSIYLDYILKSSPNALKFVHYRVKEAIRIASVARKDYVLPVFVYSRPFYAYTLHVLTETDLVNTIGESAALGAAGVVLWGSMQYASSKESCSVVKKYIDGPLGHYVINVTSAAKLCSKVLCKKNGRCIRKIGDSSAYLHLSPNSFEIGVHHSEKGPRFFVTGKPRPEDIKAMKQSFTCQCYQGWTGIFCELPDRSLLEQWAHTLFNRSKNKMLNFLLFGSMQVFLLLIIH; encoded by the exons ATGTGTAATCTGTGGATTAAATGGATAGAAATTACAATGCTGCTTATTATGGTTGATGGCCAACTGCTCAAGCAGGCAAAGGCCCCACTGCTACTCCACAAACCTTTCATTGTTGTTTGGAATGCACCTACGGAACAGTGCAGACTGCGGTACAAGGTGGACCTAGATCTCAGAGTTTTTGACATTGCATCAAACACCAATGAAACTTTGAGTGGATCCAATGTGACAATCTTTTATCACACTCATTTGGGGCATTACCCCTATTACTTAGACAATGGGGTTCCTGTCAATGGAGGGGTGCCACAGAATGAGAGTCTGATAAAACACCTTAACAAAGCTAAGTCTGACATTGACCATTCCATACCCATGAAGAAATTCCAAGGACTTGCAGTCATTGACTGGGAAAACTGGAGGCCCCAGTGGGACAGGAACTGGGGTAATAAAACCATTTATAGAAATAAATCTCTCGAACTGGTTAGGAGACACCATCCTCAGTGGTCAGAGGACAAAATTAGGAAAGTTGCTAAGGAAGAATTTGAAAATGCTGGCAAGAGTTTTATGAACAACACTATCCTTCTGGCTGAGCACATGAGACCGAATGGTCTATGGGGTTATTATCTTTACCCAGACTGCTACAATTACGATTACAAAGAACATCCAAAAGTATACACAGGTAGATGCCCAGACATTGAATCTTCCCGCAATGATCTCCTGCTTTGGCTGTGGAAAGAAAGTACCGCTCtttatccatccatctatctggATTATATATTGAAGTCAAGTCCAAATGCTCTGAAGTTCGTTCATTATCGGGTTAAGGAAGCAATACGTATTGCCTCAGTTGCTAGAAAAGACTATGTTTTGCCTGTTTTTGTTTACTCCAGACCATTTTATGCCTATACTTTACATGTTTTGACAGAG ACTGACCTGGTGAACACTATTGGAGAGAGTGCTGCTTTGGGGGCAGCAGGAGTTGTCCTTTGGGGAAGCATGCAGTATGCCAGCTCAAAG GAGAGCTGTTCAGTTGTGAAAAAATACATAGATGGCCCCTTAGGACATTATGTCATTAATGTGACCTCAGCAGCCAAACTCTGCAGTAAAGTTCTGTGTAAGAAAAATGGGAGATGCATCCGTAAAATCGGTGACTCTTCTGCTTATCTGCACTTGTCACCCAATAGTTTTGAGATTGGGGTCCACCATTCTGAAAAAGGCCCAAGATTCTTTGTGACTGGAAAACCTAGACCAGAAGACATAAAGGCCATGAAGCAGAGCTTCACATGTCAGTGTTACCAAGGCTGGACTGGGATATTTTGTGAACTGCCTGACCGAAGTCTACTTGAACAATGGGCTCACACTCTGTTTAATAgatcaaaaaataaaatgctcaaTTTTCTCTTATTTGGATCCATGCAGGTTTTTCTGCTTCTCATTATACACTAA